The Malus domestica chromosome 06, GDT2T_hap1 genome has a segment encoding these proteins:
- the LOC103438689 gene encoding uncharacterized protein isoform X11 — MEGDDHGRRASSSAKPSRLSPLAEPFSSNRSNTALPPLHTLTSVDPCASMPKLLSGINLEDDPFQLASVFSHDLCDFEHSSFGHSQASLSSNKSAALAYKTLLELGKPAVTGSKPYVDNSEIVRGKFSDLNIGRDNQLDAGLFSFSAVNSAKSPAFHSPKHNAFPAVVLEPSNTSTTVSPLYPVLSKNVDFKGNCSVNNYMDLHHLLSGEGKGIHRDESPIDKGNEGRADKALSSEGIGSLLSEKSDPLITLTNTSDDFSLEHLGVKEDVSLVRKLDENDSDLDSPCWKGTLASWQSPFGVSRSSSDSVENEQETRNSLNPLAPQFFPRHAKTVVNYHVSECVGDDFSSFQKSDSSAVVSFSKGHEPVDESGSKSSISVYGIADQPSNDNHQVESAYALPNSECGSVLNASVGPSMLLSTRPKIDVPTILNVMHEMSEMLVQNCANDLDSLNEYTPDVIQHIINNLSMCIQPRAGGKTPISDITLMSTPYCPNKSTELQQCSNSGFQVTRTNALAALHELDYQNCYKGRKVNSHVFTERTLDSCPSRCGIDTEKSNDIIQVMGNMSRGNRLNSEELDPEALVYKKLWLEAEAELRSLKYETCVLYTQVEMGGRKLDKYKVSGKLLARDIH, encoded by the exons CTTTTCGTCGAACCGCTCCAATACTGCCCTTCCCCCCTTGCATACATTGACTTCAGTTGACCCCTGTGCTTCCATGCCCAAACTCTTGTCTGGTATCAACTTGGAAGATGATCCATTTCAATTGGCGTCTGTATTTTCCCATGATCTCTGTGATTTTG AGCATTCATCATTTGGGCACAGCCAAGCCAGTCTCTCCAGTAACAAGAGTGCTGCATTGGCTTACAAAACTTTGCTTGAACTAG GAAAACCTGCTGTTACGGGATCGAAGCCCTATGTTGACAATTCTGAAATTGTTCGtggaaaatttagtgatttgAATATTGgaagagacaatcaattagatgcTGGATTATTCTCTTTTTCAGCAGTTAATTCAG CTAAATCTCCGGCTTTCCATTCACCTAAACATAATGCTTTTCCAGCTGTGGTCCTTGAGCCGTCAAATACCAGCACAACAGTTTCTCCCTTGTATCCTGTATTGTCAAAGAATGTGGATTTTAAAGGCAATTGTTCTGTGAACAATTATATGGATCTTCATCACCTACTCTCTGGTGAAGGCAAAGGGATCCACCGTGATGAAAGTCCCATTGATAAAGGAAACGAAGGGAGGGCTGACAAAGCTCTTTCTAGTGAGGGTATTGGTTCATTACTATCGGAAAAATCCGATCCACTAATTACTTTGACCAATACTTCTGATGATTTCAGCTTGGAACATCTTGGAGTCAAAGAAGATGTTTCTCTTGTGAGAAAATTAGATGAGAATGACTCTGATTTGGACTCACCTTGTTGGAAAGGAACCTTGGCTTCTTGGCAATCCCCATTTGGAGTTTCAAGATCGAGTTCAGACTCTGTTGAAAATGAACAAGAAACGCGTAATAGTTTGAATCCACTGGCACCACAATTTTTTCCTCGTCATGCTAAAACAGTAGTAAATTATCATGTAAGTGAGTGCGTAGGAGATGATTTCTCATCTTTCCAAAAGAGTGACTCTTCAGCTGTTGTTTCATTCTCCAAAGGGCATGAACCAGTTGATGAATCAGGATCAAAGTCTTCCATATCGGTTTATGGAATTGCCGATCAGCCTTCCAATGACAACCATCAAGTGGAAAGCGCTTATGCCCTGCCTAACTCAGAATGTGGCTCTGTGCTTAATGCATCTGTGGGACCATCCATGTTGCTGTCTACTCGTCCAAAAATAGATGTCCCAACAATACTTAATGTGATGCATGAAATGTCAGAAATGCTTGTACAAAATTGTGCAAATGATTTAGATTCACTGAACGAATATACGCCTGATGTGATCCAGCATATAATCAATAATCTTTCCATGTGCATCCAACCGAGGGCTGGAGGAAAGACTCCAATCTCTGATATAACTCTTATGAGCACTCCATACTGTCCTAATAAATCAACAGAGCTCCAACAG TGCTCAAACTCGGGGTTTCAAGTAACAAGGACAAATGCTTTGGCTGCTCTGCATGAGCTTGATTACCAGAACTGCTACAAGGGGCGCAAGGTTAATTCTCATGTTTTTACTGAGAGAACGTTGGATTCCTGTCCTTCACGTTGTGGCATTGACACTGAGAAGAGCAATGACATCATTCAA GTTATGGGCAACATGTCGAGAGGCAATCGTCTGAACAGTGAAGAGTTAGATCCAGAAGCTCTagtatataaaaaattatggcTCGAGGCTGAAGCAGAATTACGTTCCCTGAAGTATGAAACTTGTGTCTTATACACGCAAGTGGAAATGGGCGGCCGCAAATTAGACAAATATAAG GTGTCAGGCAAGCTATTAGCAAGAGACATACACTAG
- the LOC103438689 gene encoding uncharacterized protein isoform X10, with protein MEGDDHGRRASSSAKPSRLSPLAEPFSSNRSNTALPPLHTLTSVDPCASMPKLLSGINLEDDPFQLASVFSHDLCDFEHSSFGHSQASLSSNKSAALAYKTLLELGKPAVTGSKPYVDNSEIVRGKFSDLNIGRDNQLDAGLFSFSAVNSAKSPAFHSPKHNAFPAVVLEPSNTSTTVSPLYPVLSKNVDFKGNCSVNNYMDLHHLLSGEGKGIHRDESPIDKGNEGRADKALSSEGIGSLLSEKSDPLITLTNTSDDFSLEHLGVKEDVSLVRKLDENDSDLDSPCWKGTLASWQSPFGVSRSSSDSVENEQETRNSLNPLAPQFFPRHAKTVVNYHVSECVGDDFSSFQKSDSSAVVSFSKGHEPVDESGSKSSISVYGIADQPSNDNHQVESAYALPNSECGSVLNASVGPSMLLSTRPKIDVPTILNVMHEMSEMLVQNCANDLDSLNEYTPDVIQHIINNLSMCIQPRAGGKTPISDITLMSTPYCPNKSTELQQCSNSGFQVTRTNALAALHELDYQNCYKGRKVNSHVFTERTLDSCPSRCGIDTEKSNDIIQMQVMGNMSRGNRLNSEELDPEALVYKKLWLEAEAELRSLKYETCVLYTQVEMGGRKLDKYKVSGKLLARDIH; from the exons CTTTTCGTCGAACCGCTCCAATACTGCCCTTCCCCCCTTGCATACATTGACTTCAGTTGACCCCTGTGCTTCCATGCCCAAACTCTTGTCTGGTATCAACTTGGAAGATGATCCATTTCAATTGGCGTCTGTATTTTCCCATGATCTCTGTGATTTTG AGCATTCATCATTTGGGCACAGCCAAGCCAGTCTCTCCAGTAACAAGAGTGCTGCATTGGCTTACAAAACTTTGCTTGAACTAG GAAAACCTGCTGTTACGGGATCGAAGCCCTATGTTGACAATTCTGAAATTGTTCGtggaaaatttagtgatttgAATATTGgaagagacaatcaattagatgcTGGATTATTCTCTTTTTCAGCAGTTAATTCAG CTAAATCTCCGGCTTTCCATTCACCTAAACATAATGCTTTTCCAGCTGTGGTCCTTGAGCCGTCAAATACCAGCACAACAGTTTCTCCCTTGTATCCTGTATTGTCAAAGAATGTGGATTTTAAAGGCAATTGTTCTGTGAACAATTATATGGATCTTCATCACCTACTCTCTGGTGAAGGCAAAGGGATCCACCGTGATGAAAGTCCCATTGATAAAGGAAACGAAGGGAGGGCTGACAAAGCTCTTTCTAGTGAGGGTATTGGTTCATTACTATCGGAAAAATCCGATCCACTAATTACTTTGACCAATACTTCTGATGATTTCAGCTTGGAACATCTTGGAGTCAAAGAAGATGTTTCTCTTGTGAGAAAATTAGATGAGAATGACTCTGATTTGGACTCACCTTGTTGGAAAGGAACCTTGGCTTCTTGGCAATCCCCATTTGGAGTTTCAAGATCGAGTTCAGACTCTGTTGAAAATGAACAAGAAACGCGTAATAGTTTGAATCCACTGGCACCACAATTTTTTCCTCGTCATGCTAAAACAGTAGTAAATTATCATGTAAGTGAGTGCGTAGGAGATGATTTCTCATCTTTCCAAAAGAGTGACTCTTCAGCTGTTGTTTCATTCTCCAAAGGGCATGAACCAGTTGATGAATCAGGATCAAAGTCTTCCATATCGGTTTATGGAATTGCCGATCAGCCTTCCAATGACAACCATCAAGTGGAAAGCGCTTATGCCCTGCCTAACTCAGAATGTGGCTCTGTGCTTAATGCATCTGTGGGACCATCCATGTTGCTGTCTACTCGTCCAAAAATAGATGTCCCAACAATACTTAATGTGATGCATGAAATGTCAGAAATGCTTGTACAAAATTGTGCAAATGATTTAGATTCACTGAACGAATATACGCCTGATGTGATCCAGCATATAATCAATAATCTTTCCATGTGCATCCAACCGAGGGCTGGAGGAAAGACTCCAATCTCTGATATAACTCTTATGAGCACTCCATACTGTCCTAATAAATCAACAGAGCTCCAACAG TGCTCAAACTCGGGGTTTCAAGTAACAAGGACAAATGCTTTGGCTGCTCTGCATGAGCTTGATTACCAGAACTGCTACAAGGGGCGCAAGGTTAATTCTCATGTTTTTACTGAGAGAACGTTGGATTCCTGTCCTTCACGTTGTGGCATTGACACTGAGAAGAGCAATGACATCATTCAA ATGCAGGTTATGGGCAACATGTCGAGAGGCAATCGTCTGAACAGTGAAGAGTTAGATCCAGAAGCTCTagtatataaaaaattatggcTCGAGGCTGAAGCAGAATTACGTTCCCTGAAGTATGAAACTTGTGTCTTATACACGCAAGTGGAAATGGGCGGCCGCAAATTAGACAAATATAAG GTGTCAGGCAAGCTATTAGCAAGAGACATACACTAG
- the LOC103438689 gene encoding uncharacterized protein isoform X6: MEGDDHGRRASSSAKPSRLSPLAEPFSSNRSNTALPPLHTLTSVDPCASMPKLLSGINLEDDPFQLASVFSHDLCDFGENSCFSDYPSVNASSDFGFIPSAANESLLDYTEHSSFGHSQASLSSNKSAALAYKTLLELGKPAVTGSKPYVDNSEIVRGKFSDLNIGRDNQLDAGLFSFSAVNSAKSPAFHSPKHNAFPAVVLEPSNTSTTVSPLYPVLSKNVDFKGNCSVNNYMDLHHLLSGEGKGIHRDESPIDKGNEGRADKALSSEGIGSLLSEKSDPLITLTNTSDDFSLEHLGVKEDVSLVRKLDENDSDLDSPCWKGTLASWQSPFGVSRSSSDSVENEQETRNSLNPLAPQFFPRHAKTVVNYHVSECVGDDFSSFQKSDSSAVVSFSKGHEPVDESGSKSSISVYGIADQPSNDNHQVESAYALPNSECGSVLNASVGPSMLLSTRPKIDVPTILNVMHEMSEMLVQNCANDLDSLNEYTPDVIQHIINNLSMCIQPRAGGKTPISDITLMSTPYCPNKSTELQQCSNSGFQVTRTNALAALHELDYQNCYKGRKVNSHVFTERTLDSCPSRCGIDTEKSNDIIQVMGNMSRGNRLNSEELDPEALVYKKLWLEAEAELRSLKYETCVLYTQVEMGGRKLDKYKVSGKLLARDIH, encoded by the exons CTTTTCGTCGAACCGCTCCAATACTGCCCTTCCCCCCTTGCATACATTGACTTCAGTTGACCCCTGTGCTTCCATGCCCAAACTCTTGTCTGGTATCAACTTGGAAGATGATCCATTTCAATTGGCGTCTGTATTTTCCCATGATCTCTGTGATTTTGGTGAGAATTCTTGTTTTTCGGATTACCCATCTGTGAATGCTAGCTCGGATTTTGGTTTTATACCCTCTGCCGCGAATGAGTCCCTACTCGATTACACAGAGCATTCATCATTTGGGCACAGCCAAGCCAGTCTCTCCAGTAACAAGAGTGCTGCATTGGCTTACAAAACTTTGCTTGAACTAG GAAAACCTGCTGTTACGGGATCGAAGCCCTATGTTGACAATTCTGAAATTGTTCGtggaaaatttagtgatttgAATATTGgaagagacaatcaattagatgcTGGATTATTCTCTTTTTCAGCAGTTAATTCAG CTAAATCTCCGGCTTTCCATTCACCTAAACATAATGCTTTTCCAGCTGTGGTCCTTGAGCCGTCAAATACCAGCACAACAGTTTCTCCCTTGTATCCTGTATTGTCAAAGAATGTGGATTTTAAAGGCAATTGTTCTGTGAACAATTATATGGATCTTCATCACCTACTCTCTGGTGAAGGCAAAGGGATCCACCGTGATGAAAGTCCCATTGATAAAGGAAACGAAGGGAGGGCTGACAAAGCTCTTTCTAGTGAGGGTATTGGTTCATTACTATCGGAAAAATCCGATCCACTAATTACTTTGACCAATACTTCTGATGATTTCAGCTTGGAACATCTTGGAGTCAAAGAAGATGTTTCTCTTGTGAGAAAATTAGATGAGAATGACTCTGATTTGGACTCACCTTGTTGGAAAGGAACCTTGGCTTCTTGGCAATCCCCATTTGGAGTTTCAAGATCGAGTTCAGACTCTGTTGAAAATGAACAAGAAACGCGTAATAGTTTGAATCCACTGGCACCACAATTTTTTCCTCGTCATGCTAAAACAGTAGTAAATTATCATGTAAGTGAGTGCGTAGGAGATGATTTCTCATCTTTCCAAAAGAGTGACTCTTCAGCTGTTGTTTCATTCTCCAAAGGGCATGAACCAGTTGATGAATCAGGATCAAAGTCTTCCATATCGGTTTATGGAATTGCCGATCAGCCTTCCAATGACAACCATCAAGTGGAAAGCGCTTATGCCCTGCCTAACTCAGAATGTGGCTCTGTGCTTAATGCATCTGTGGGACCATCCATGTTGCTGTCTACTCGTCCAAAAATAGATGTCCCAACAATACTTAATGTGATGCATGAAATGTCAGAAATGCTTGTACAAAATTGTGCAAATGATTTAGATTCACTGAACGAATATACGCCTGATGTGATCCAGCATATAATCAATAATCTTTCCATGTGCATCCAACCGAGGGCTGGAGGAAAGACTCCAATCTCTGATATAACTCTTATGAGCACTCCATACTGTCCTAATAAATCAACAGAGCTCCAACAG TGCTCAAACTCGGGGTTTCAAGTAACAAGGACAAATGCTTTGGCTGCTCTGCATGAGCTTGATTACCAGAACTGCTACAAGGGGCGCAAGGTTAATTCTCATGTTTTTACTGAGAGAACGTTGGATTCCTGTCCTTCACGTTGTGGCATTGACACTGAGAAGAGCAATGACATCATTCAA GTTATGGGCAACATGTCGAGAGGCAATCGTCTGAACAGTGAAGAGTTAGATCCAGAAGCTCTagtatataaaaaattatggcTCGAGGCTGAAGCAGAATTACGTTCCCTGAAGTATGAAACTTGTGTCTTATACACGCAAGTGGAAATGGGCGGCCGCAAATTAGACAAATATAAG GTGTCAGGCAAGCTATTAGCAAGAGACATACACTAG
- the LOC103438689 gene encoding uncharacterized protein isoform X4: MEGDDHGRRASSSAKPSRLSPLAEPFSSNRSNTALPPLHTLTSVDPCASMPKLLSGINLEDDPFQLASVFSHDLCDFGENSCFSDYPSVNASSDFGFIPSAANESLLDYTEHSSFGHSQASLSSNKSAALAYKTLLELGKPAVTGSKPYVDNSEIVRGKFSDLNIGRDNQLDAGLFSFSAVNSAKSPAFHSPKHNAFPAVVLEPSNTSTTVSPLYPVLSKNVDFKGNCSVNNYMDLHHLLSGEGKGIHRDESPIDKGNEGRADKALSSEGIGSLLSEKSDPLITLTNTSDDFSLEHLGVKEDVSLVRKLDENDSDLDSPCWKGTLASWQSPFGVSRSSSDSVENEQETRNSLNPLAPQFFPRHAKTVVNYHVSECVGDDFSSFQKSDSSAVVSFSKGHEPVDESGSKSSISVYGIADQPSNDNHQVESAYALPNSECGSVLNASVGPSMLLSTRPKIDVPTILNVMHEMSEMLVQNCANDLDSLNEYTPDVIQHIINNLSMCIQPRAGGKTPISDITLMSTPYCPNKSTELQQCSNSGFQVTRTNALAALHELDYQNCYKGRKVNSHVFTERTLDSCPSRCGIDTEKSNDIIQMQVMGNMSRGNRLNSEELDPEALVYKKLWLEAEAELRSLKYETCVLYTQVEMGGRKLDKYKVSGKLLARDIH, encoded by the exons CTTTTCGTCGAACCGCTCCAATACTGCCCTTCCCCCCTTGCATACATTGACTTCAGTTGACCCCTGTGCTTCCATGCCCAAACTCTTGTCTGGTATCAACTTGGAAGATGATCCATTTCAATTGGCGTCTGTATTTTCCCATGATCTCTGTGATTTTGGTGAGAATTCTTGTTTTTCGGATTACCCATCTGTGAATGCTAGCTCGGATTTTGGTTTTATACCCTCTGCCGCGAATGAGTCCCTACTCGATTACACAGAGCATTCATCATTTGGGCACAGCCAAGCCAGTCTCTCCAGTAACAAGAGTGCTGCATTGGCTTACAAAACTTTGCTTGAACTAG GAAAACCTGCTGTTACGGGATCGAAGCCCTATGTTGACAATTCTGAAATTGTTCGtggaaaatttagtgatttgAATATTGgaagagacaatcaattagatgcTGGATTATTCTCTTTTTCAGCAGTTAATTCAG CTAAATCTCCGGCTTTCCATTCACCTAAACATAATGCTTTTCCAGCTGTGGTCCTTGAGCCGTCAAATACCAGCACAACAGTTTCTCCCTTGTATCCTGTATTGTCAAAGAATGTGGATTTTAAAGGCAATTGTTCTGTGAACAATTATATGGATCTTCATCACCTACTCTCTGGTGAAGGCAAAGGGATCCACCGTGATGAAAGTCCCATTGATAAAGGAAACGAAGGGAGGGCTGACAAAGCTCTTTCTAGTGAGGGTATTGGTTCATTACTATCGGAAAAATCCGATCCACTAATTACTTTGACCAATACTTCTGATGATTTCAGCTTGGAACATCTTGGAGTCAAAGAAGATGTTTCTCTTGTGAGAAAATTAGATGAGAATGACTCTGATTTGGACTCACCTTGTTGGAAAGGAACCTTGGCTTCTTGGCAATCCCCATTTGGAGTTTCAAGATCGAGTTCAGACTCTGTTGAAAATGAACAAGAAACGCGTAATAGTTTGAATCCACTGGCACCACAATTTTTTCCTCGTCATGCTAAAACAGTAGTAAATTATCATGTAAGTGAGTGCGTAGGAGATGATTTCTCATCTTTCCAAAAGAGTGACTCTTCAGCTGTTGTTTCATTCTCCAAAGGGCATGAACCAGTTGATGAATCAGGATCAAAGTCTTCCATATCGGTTTATGGAATTGCCGATCAGCCTTCCAATGACAACCATCAAGTGGAAAGCGCTTATGCCCTGCCTAACTCAGAATGTGGCTCTGTGCTTAATGCATCTGTGGGACCATCCATGTTGCTGTCTACTCGTCCAAAAATAGATGTCCCAACAATACTTAATGTGATGCATGAAATGTCAGAAATGCTTGTACAAAATTGTGCAAATGATTTAGATTCACTGAACGAATATACGCCTGATGTGATCCAGCATATAATCAATAATCTTTCCATGTGCATCCAACCGAGGGCTGGAGGAAAGACTCCAATCTCTGATATAACTCTTATGAGCACTCCATACTGTCCTAATAAATCAACAGAGCTCCAACAG TGCTCAAACTCGGGGTTTCAAGTAACAAGGACAAATGCTTTGGCTGCTCTGCATGAGCTTGATTACCAGAACTGCTACAAGGGGCGCAAGGTTAATTCTCATGTTTTTACTGAGAGAACGTTGGATTCCTGTCCTTCACGTTGTGGCATTGACACTGAGAAGAGCAATGACATCATTCAA ATGCAGGTTATGGGCAACATGTCGAGAGGCAATCGTCTGAACAGTGAAGAGTTAGATCCAGAAGCTCTagtatataaaaaattatggcTCGAGGCTGAAGCAGAATTACGTTCCCTGAAGTATGAAACTTGTGTCTTATACACGCAAGTGGAAATGGGCGGCCGCAAATTAGACAAATATAAG GTGTCAGGCAAGCTATTAGCAAGAGACATACACTAG
- the LOC103438689 gene encoding uncharacterized protein isoform X7, with product MEGDDHGRRASSSAKPSRLSPLAEPFSSNRSNTALPPLHTLTSVDPCASMPKLLSGINLEDDPFQLASVFSHDLCDFGENSCFSDYPSVNASSDFGFIPSAANESLLDYTEHSSFGHSQASLSSNKSAALAYKTLLELGKPAVTGSKPYVDNSEIVRGKFSDLNIGRDNQLDAGLFSFSAVNSAVVLEPSNTSTTVSPLYPVLSKNVDFKGNCSVNNYMDLHHLLSGEGKGIHRDESPIDKGNEGRADKALSSEGIGSLLSEKSDPLITLTNTSDDFSLEHLGVKEDVSLVRKLDENDSDLDSPCWKGTLASWQSPFGVSRSSSDSVENEQETRNSLNPLAPQFFPRHAKTVVNYHVSECVGDDFSSFQKSDSSAVVSFSKGHEPVDESGSKSSISVYGIADQPSNDNHQVESAYALPNSECGSVLNASVGPSMLLSTRPKIDVPTILNVMHEMSEMLVQNCANDLDSLNEYTPDVIQHIINNLSMCIQPRAGGKTPISDITLMSTPYCPNKSTELQQCSNSGFQVTRTNALAALHELDYQNCYKGRKVNSHVFTERTLDSCPSRCGIDTEKSNDIIQMQVMGNMSRGNRLNSEELDPEALVYKKLWLEAEAELRSLKYETCVLYTQVEMGGRKLDKYKVSGKLLARDIH from the exons CTTTTCGTCGAACCGCTCCAATACTGCCCTTCCCCCCTTGCATACATTGACTTCAGTTGACCCCTGTGCTTCCATGCCCAAACTCTTGTCTGGTATCAACTTGGAAGATGATCCATTTCAATTGGCGTCTGTATTTTCCCATGATCTCTGTGATTTTGGTGAGAATTCTTGTTTTTCGGATTACCCATCTGTGAATGCTAGCTCGGATTTTGGTTTTATACCCTCTGCCGCGAATGAGTCCCTACTCGATTACACAGAGCATTCATCATTTGGGCACAGCCAAGCCAGTCTCTCCAGTAACAAGAGTGCTGCATTGGCTTACAAAACTTTGCTTGAACTAG GAAAACCTGCTGTTACGGGATCGAAGCCCTATGTTGACAATTCTGAAATTGTTCGtggaaaatttagtgatttgAATATTGgaagagacaatcaattagatgcTGGATTATTCTCTTTTTCAGCAGTTAATTCAG CTGTGGTCCTTGAGCCGTCAAATACCAGCACAACAGTTTCTCCCTTGTATCCTGTATTGTCAAAGAATGTGGATTTTAAAGGCAATTGTTCTGTGAACAATTATATGGATCTTCATCACCTACTCTCTGGTGAAGGCAAAGGGATCCACCGTGATGAAAGTCCCATTGATAAAGGAAACGAAGGGAGGGCTGACAAAGCTCTTTCTAGTGAGGGTATTGGTTCATTACTATCGGAAAAATCCGATCCACTAATTACTTTGACCAATACTTCTGATGATTTCAGCTTGGAACATCTTGGAGTCAAAGAAGATGTTTCTCTTGTGAGAAAATTAGATGAGAATGACTCTGATTTGGACTCACCTTGTTGGAAAGGAACCTTGGCTTCTTGGCAATCCCCATTTGGAGTTTCAAGATCGAGTTCAGACTCTGTTGAAAATGAACAAGAAACGCGTAATAGTTTGAATCCACTGGCACCACAATTTTTTCCTCGTCATGCTAAAACAGTAGTAAATTATCATGTAAGTGAGTGCGTAGGAGATGATTTCTCATCTTTCCAAAAGAGTGACTCTTCAGCTGTTGTTTCATTCTCCAAAGGGCATGAACCAGTTGATGAATCAGGATCAAAGTCTTCCATATCGGTTTATGGAATTGCCGATCAGCCTTCCAATGACAACCATCAAGTGGAAAGCGCTTATGCCCTGCCTAACTCAGAATGTGGCTCTGTGCTTAATGCATCTGTGGGACCATCCATGTTGCTGTCTACTCGTCCAAAAATAGATGTCCCAACAATACTTAATGTGATGCATGAAATGTCAGAAATGCTTGTACAAAATTGTGCAAATGATTTAGATTCACTGAACGAATATACGCCTGATGTGATCCAGCATATAATCAATAATCTTTCCATGTGCATCCAACCGAGGGCTGGAGGAAAGACTCCAATCTCTGATATAACTCTTATGAGCACTCCATACTGTCCTAATAAATCAACAGAGCTCCAACAG TGCTCAAACTCGGGGTTTCAAGTAACAAGGACAAATGCTTTGGCTGCTCTGCATGAGCTTGATTACCAGAACTGCTACAAGGGGCGCAAGGTTAATTCTCATGTTTTTACTGAGAGAACGTTGGATTCCTGTCCTTCACGTTGTGGCATTGACACTGAGAAGAGCAATGACATCATTCAA ATGCAGGTTATGGGCAACATGTCGAGAGGCAATCGTCTGAACAGTGAAGAGTTAGATCCAGAAGCTCTagtatataaaaaattatggcTCGAGGCTGAAGCAGAATTACGTTCCCTGAAGTATGAAACTTGTGTCTTATACACGCAAGTGGAAATGGGCGGCCGCAAATTAGACAAATATAAG GTGTCAGGCAAGCTATTAGCAAGAGACATACACTAG